Proteins from one Gimesia maris genomic window:
- a CDS encoding PQQ-binding-like beta-propeller repeat protein yields MPILKNRWWYTFASIWFLLAASLPAAEQAGPIPEISQSAAARLKKLPSQKGICVVLGLPAEKQGSILIELIRNSEFQIFFQSDSATDVTQVRHLAEKNGFLGNRIFAEHGPIQSLALASNLADVILVEKTADQQVSQTELLRVLRPQAIAYRADSELKKPVPSGNDDWNHPYHRPDNNPQSTDQNARAPYRTQFLADPKFSPMPEVSVAAGGKVFKAFGHIAHKENQNAILNTLMCINAFNGTILWKRPLPEGFMIHRNTMIGTDDALYMADNESCKIIDSETGEIRDEIKIGKELADGPVWKWMGMQDGVLYALIGNEEVKVDTQKSARRGLGHWPWGMWKGHDYSDPKQAFGFGRTFVAINLADQNILWNYQEKDYIDSRGVCMKNNRLFYYCPDKFLGCLNTKTGKQLWKNSDEKLLASIGSNQKAQHYVTGYATTTYLKCSDDYLFFAGPQRLHLVSASAADGYMLWEKEHGNLQLVLRNDGIYAAGPKETGMKLDYATGKKLASLPTRRACTRATGSVDSIFFRTRGGTVRLETASDTAQHIAPMRPPCQDGVIVSNGLLYWGPWMCGCELSLYGHICLGPEKNSAAATQNIPPRRTVYTNQLDAVESLADHSAAWPAYRGDQHQSSTTQIPVPKQTHPAWSTQVTKSALLTAPVIAGNMIFLADRSGVIYAYDREGKLLWKQYTGGAIFYPPTVSKDRLYAGSADGRVYAFAAKTGQPLWSFRVAPEQRWIPVYGKLISTWPVAGGVVVHDDTLYAAAGIAHFDGTHLVALDPITGELKQENNTSGVLSPTVNSGISLQGSLFIDEGELRFLAGGVYEIARYDLQTLKCLNTPRTEVQSQFRTAFYPYYPEYGKYLSIEHTLADRRELVHDASYEGSVFTNLTLKEALPPGAPQEKKEVARWLSMRARRTGESFKRKNIWEDQQQRRFTSFIVSPEVLLTAGHPDEQPEAPFLTAIDIEQGTDLWSHALPAQAVKGGTAINVDGSIIVSLENGQLLCFQAD; encoded by the coding sequence ATGCCGATTCTGAAAAACCGATGGTGGTACACATTCGCATCAATCTGGTTTCTGCTTGCAGCAAGTCTGCCGGCAGCCGAACAGGCAGGTCCGATACCGGAGATCTCGCAGTCAGCCGCTGCCCGTCTCAAAAAACTGCCCTCACAAAAAGGGATCTGTGTGGTACTCGGCTTGCCGGCAGAAAAGCAGGGCTCTATCTTGATCGAACTGATTCGCAATTCAGAGTTCCAGATTTTTTTTCAGTCGGATTCTGCTACAGACGTAACCCAGGTCAGACACCTGGCTGAAAAAAACGGGTTTCTTGGCAATCGAATCTTTGCAGAACACGGCCCGATCCAGTCGCTGGCCCTGGCCAGTAATCTGGCTGATGTCATCTTGGTCGAAAAAACGGCAGACCAGCAGGTATCACAAACCGAACTTCTGCGCGTGTTACGTCCACAGGCAATCGCTTACCGCGCTGATTCAGAATTGAAAAAACCTGTTCCCTCCGGGAATGACGACTGGAACCATCCTTACCATCGCCCGGATAACAATCCCCAGTCGACCGATCAGAATGCGCGCGCTCCCTACCGAACCCAGTTCCTGGCAGATCCGAAGTTCTCTCCCATGCCCGAAGTTTCCGTTGCAGCGGGTGGCAAAGTTTTCAAGGCGTTTGGACACATTGCTCACAAGGAAAACCAGAACGCGATCCTGAATACGCTGATGTGCATCAATGCCTTTAACGGAACCATCCTCTGGAAACGTCCGCTGCCGGAAGGTTTCATGATTCACCGCAATACGATGATCGGCACTGACGACGCCTTGTACATGGCTGACAATGAGTCCTGTAAAATCATTGACAGTGAAACTGGTGAAATTCGTGACGAAATCAAAATTGGTAAAGAGCTGGCGGATGGCCCTGTCTGGAAATGGATGGGCATGCAGGACGGAGTTCTTTATGCCCTGATCGGCAACGAAGAAGTCAAAGTCGATACGCAAAAATCAGCCCGGCGGGGACTGGGACACTGGCCTTGGGGCATGTGGAAAGGGCACGACTATTCCGATCCGAAGCAGGCCTTTGGGTTCGGTCGCACTTTCGTCGCAATCAACCTGGCAGACCAAAATATCCTCTGGAATTACCAGGAAAAAGATTACATCGACAGCCGAGGCGTCTGCATGAAAAATAATCGCCTCTTTTATTACTGTCCGGACAAATTTCTGGGATGTCTCAACACGAAAACCGGGAAACAACTCTGGAAAAACAGTGATGAAAAATTACTGGCGTCCATCGGTTCCAATCAGAAAGCCCAGCATTATGTCACCGGTTACGCGACCACGACCTACCTGAAGTGCAGCGACGACTATCTGTTCTTTGCAGGACCACAGCGTCTGCATCTCGTTTCGGCATCCGCCGCGGATGGCTACATGCTGTGGGAAAAAGAGCACGGGAACCTGCAACTGGTGCTGCGTAATGACGGCATCTATGCAGCGGGCCCCAAAGAAACCGGGATGAAACTGGATTACGCCACGGGCAAAAAGCTGGCGTCTTTGCCCACACGTCGTGCCTGCACGCGTGCTACCGGCAGCGTCGACAGTATTTTCTTTCGCACACGCGGCGGCACCGTCCGGCTGGAAACTGCCTCCGATACCGCGCAACATATCGCTCCCATGCGGCCTCCCTGTCAGGACGGCGTCATCGTCTCCAACGGCCTGCTTTACTGGGGCCCCTGGATGTGCGGTTGTGAACTGTCCCTTTACGGACACATCTGCCTGGGACCCGAGAAAAATTCAGCAGCTGCCACACAAAATATTCCACCGCGTCGAACAGTTTATACAAATCAGCTCGATGCCGTAGAATCTCTGGCGGATCATTCCGCAGCCTGGCCTGCCTATCGCGGTGACCAGCATCAGTCATCGACAACCCAAATCCCGGTTCCAAAGCAAACCCACCCTGCCTGGTCAACACAGGTCACAAAATCAGCGCTGCTGACGGCTCCTGTGATCGCAGGGAACATGATCTTCCTCGCTGACCGAAGTGGTGTCATCTACGCGTATGACAGGGAGGGAAAACTACTCTGGAAACAATACACGGGCGGCGCGATTTTTTATCCTCCCACAGTCAGCAAAGACCGCCTGTATGCAGGTTCTGCCGATGGTCGTGTTTACGCATTTGCCGCAAAGACAGGACAGCCCCTCTGGTCATTTCGCGTTGCGCCTGAACAACGCTGGATCCCCGTTTATGGAAAACTGATCTCCACCTGGCCCGTCGCCGGGGGTGTTGTCGTTCATGACGATACGCTCTATGCCGCTGCTGGAATTGCTCATTTTGATGGCACACACCTGGTTGCCCTGGATCCCATCACGGGAGAACTCAAGCAGGAAAACAATACCTCCGGCGTCTTGTCGCCCACCGTCAACAGCGGCATCAGTCTGCAGGGCAGTCTGTTTATCGATGAAGGCGAACTCCGCTTTCTAGCCGGAGGCGTGTATGAAATTGCCCGCTATGACCTGCAGACGTTAAAATGCCTGAATACGCCCCGCACGGAAGTGCAGTCTCAGTTCAGAACCGCTTTCTATCCCTACTACCCGGAGTACGGAAAATATCTCTCGATTGAACATACCCTGGCAGACCGCCGGGAACTGGTGCACGATGCCAGTTATGAGGGAAGCGTGTTTACCAACCTGACATTGAAAGAAGCGTTGCCTCCCGGCGCTCCCCAGGAGAAAAAAGAGGTTGCCCGCTGGCTGAGTATGCGGGCCCGACGCACAGGAGAAAGCTTCAAACGCAAAAATATCTGGGAAGATCAGCAGCAGCGCCGGTTTACCAGCTTCATTGTTTCTCCCGAAGTACTGCTGACCGCCGGTCATCCTGATGAACAACCGGAGGCTCCCTTCCTGACAGCCATTGATATCGAACAGGGAACCGATCTCTGGTCGCATGCCTTGCCCGCCCAGGCGGTGAAGGGGGGAACGGCAATCAATGTCGATGGCAGCATCATCGTTTCTCTGGAAAACGGCCAACTCCTCTGCTTTCAGGCAGATTAA